In Chlorocebus sabaeus isolate Y175 chromosome 19, mChlSab1.0.hap1, whole genome shotgun sequence, a single genomic region encodes these proteins:
- the PES1 gene encoding pescadillo homolog, with protein MGGLEKKKYERGSATNYITRNKARKKLQLSLADFRRLCILKGIYPHEPKHKKKVNKGSTAARTFYLIKDIRFLLHEPIVNKFREYKVFVRKLRKAYGKSEWNTVERLKDNKPNYKLDHIIKERYPTFIDALRDLDDALSMCFLFSTFPRTGKCHVQTIQLCRRLTVEFMHYIIAARALRKVFLSIKGIYYQAEVLGQPIVWITPYAFSHDHPTDVDYRVMATFTEFYTTLLGFVNFRLYQLLNLHYPPKLEGQAQAEAKASEGTYALDSESSMEKLAALSASLARVVVPATEEEAEVDEFPTDGEMSAQEEDRRKELEAQEKHKKLFEGLKFFLNREVPREALAFIIRSFGGEVSWDKSLCIGATYDVTDSRITHQIVDRPGQQTSVIGRCYVQPQWVFDSVNARLLLPVAEYFPGVQLPPHLSPFVTEREGDYVPPEKLKLLALQRGEDPGNLNESEEEEEEDDDNEGDGDEEGKEEEEEEEDAEAGSEKEEDARLAALEEQRMEGKKPRVMAGTLKLEDKQRLAQEEESEAKRLAIMMMKKREKYLYQKIMFGKRRKIREANKLAEKRKAHDEAMRSEKKAKKARPE; from the exons ATGGGAGGCCTTGAGAAGAAGAAG tATGAACGAGGCTCGGCCACCAACTACATCACCCGGAACAAAGCCCGGAAGAAGCTCCAGCTGAGCTTGGCTGACTTTAG gcGGTTGTGCATTCTGAAGGGCATTTATCCCCATGAACCCAAACACAAGAAGAAGGTTAACAAGGGTTCTACAGCAGCCCGAACATTTTACCTTATCAAAGACATCAGGTTTCTCCTCCATGAACCCATTGTCAACAAGTTCCGGGAATACAAG gtGTTTGTCCGGAAGCTCCGGAAGGCCTATGGGAAGAGCGAGTGGAACACTGTAGAGCGTCTAAAGGACAATAAGCCCAACTACAAACTTGACCACATCATCAAGGAACG GTACCCCACATTCATCGATGCCCTGCGGGACCTGGACGATGCCCTCTCCATGTGCTTCCTCTTTTCCACCTTCCCACGGACTGGCAAGTGCCACGTGCAGACCATTCAGCTGTGCCGCCGGCTCACTGTGGAGTTCATGCACTACATTATTGCCGCCCGTGCCCTGCGCAAG GTCTTCCTGTCCATCAAAGGCATTTACTACCAGGCCGAGGTGCTGGGGCAGCCCATCGTGTGGATCACTCCCTATGCCTTCTCCCATGAC CACCCGACAGACGTGGACTACAGGGTCATGGCCACCTTCACCGAGTTCTACACCACACTGCTGGGCTTCGTCAACTTCCGCCTCTACCAGTTGCTCAACCTGCACTACCCACCGAAG CTTGAAGGGCAGGCCCAAGCAGAGGCAAAGGCCAGTGAGGGCACCTACGCGTTGGACTCTGAGAGCTCTATGGAG AAACTGGCGGCCCTCAGTGCCAGCCTGGCccgtgtggtggtgcctgccacagaggaggaggccgaggtggatgagTTTCCCACCGATGGG GAGATGTCAGCGCAGGAGGAAGACCGCAGGAAGGAGCTGGAGGCACAGGAGAAGCACAAGAAGCTTTTTGAAGGCCTGAAGTTCTTCCTGAACCGAGAGGTGCCCCGTGAGGCCCTGGCCTTCATCATCAG GAGTTTTGGGGGGGAAGTGTCCTGGGACAAGTCTTTGTGCATCGGCGCCACCTATGACGTCACAGACTCCCGCATCACCCACCAGATTGTCGACCGACCTGGGCAGCAGACCTCAGTCATTGGCAG GTGCTACGTGCAGCCCCAGTGGGTGTTTGACTCGGTGAACGCCAGGCTCCTCCTCCCCGTGGCAGAGTACTTCCCTGGGGTGCAGCTGCCCCCACACCTTTCACCCTTTGTGACCGAGAGGGAAGGAGATTACGTCCCACCTGAGAAACTGAAGCTGCTGGCTCTGCAGCGGGGAGAAGACCCAG GAAACCTGAATGagtcagaagaggaggaggaagaggacgaTGACAACgaaggtgatggtgatgaagagggaaaagaggaggaggaggaggaggaagatgcagAGGCTGGTTCAGAAAAGGAGGAAGACGCCCGGCTGGCAGCCCTGGAGGAGCAGAGGATGGAGGGGAAG AAGCCCAGGGTGATGGCAGGCACCTTGAAACTGGAGGATAAACAGCGGCtggcccaggaggaggagagtgAGGCCAAGCGCCTGGCCATTATGATGATGAAGAAGCGGGAGAAGTACCTGTACCAGAAGATCATGTTTGGCAAGAGGCGAAAAATCCGAGAG GCCAACAAGCTGGCGGAGAAGCGGAAAGCCCACGATGAGGCGATGAGGTCTGAGAAGAAGGCCAAGAAAGCAAGGCCGGAGTGA